The Populus nigra chromosome 14, ddPopNigr1.1, whole genome shotgun sequence genome has a segment encoding these proteins:
- the LOC133673571 gene encoding uncharacterized GPI-anchored protein At1g61900-like — translation MDCFQTICCLKGSLGHQFLLFIVWLSSFQVAVALQTLLEPSHVSSTSELATPPNFGIFGPIEISPAILPRNPYPDESLAPMYPTFPTTYKPNLTGKCPVNFTALSNIIDKTASDCSQPLAALVGNVICCPQLGSLLHIFQGYYSVNSDKLVLQNAVADDCFSDIISILASRGANKTIPTLCSVKSLNLTGGLCPVKDVVNFEKIVNTSKLLEACSTVDPLKECCRPICQSAITEAALEMSRTQLTINNNEELVTEHNRNDPLSDCKGVVYSYLSRKLSADAANAAFRTVSACKVNKVCPLNFTRPLEVIKACRNVAAPSPSCCSSLNTYMAGIQNQMLITNKQAIICATVLGSKLRQGGVMTNVYELCDIDLKDFSIQAYRQQGCLLRSLPPDVILDNSTGFSFTCDLNDNIAAPWPSSSSISTLSLCAPEMSLPALPTSQIKNPGNRGGELELLVPIFSFFIFSALLY, via the exons ATGGACTGTTTCCAGACTATTTGTTGTCTAAAGG GCTCACTAGGCCATCAGTTCTTGTTATTTATCGTTTGGTTATCCAGTTTCCAAGTTGCTGTGGCATTGCAGACCCTTCTTGAGCCCAGTCATGTTTCTTCTACATCTGAGCTAGCAACTCCAccaaattttggaatttttggtCCTATTGAAATATCACCTGCCATCCTCCCACGGAACCCTTATCCTGATGAATCTTTGGCTCCTATGTACCCAACTTTTCCCACCACGTACAAGCCAAATTTAACTGGGAAATGCCCTGTAAATTTCACTGCTTTGTCAAATATCATAGACAAAACAGCATCTGATTGCTCTCAACCCTTGGCAGCTCTTGTAGGAAATGTAATATGCTGTCCGCAGCTTGGCAGTTTGCTCCACATCTTCCAGGGTTATTACAGTGTCAACTCTGATAAGTTGGTTTTGCAGAATGCAGTTGCTGATGATTGTTTTTCAGATATCATTAGTATACTAGCCAGCAGAGGGGCCAATAAAACTATACCTACACTATGCTCTGTTAAATCATTAAATCTTACTGGTGGGTTGTGTCCAGTAAAGGATGTTGTCAACTTTGAGAAAATAGTAAATACAAGCAAATTACTGGAAGCCTGCAGTACCGTCGATCCTCTGAAAGAGTGCTGTAGACCAATTTGCCAATCTGCAATCACTGAAGCTGCTCTTGAGATGTCTAGGACACAATTGACAATCAATAATAATGAAGAGTTAGTGACCGAGCATAATCGTAATGATCCTCTTAGTGATTGTAAAGGGGTGGTGTATTCATATCTCTCTAGGAAACTATCAGCAGATGCTGCAAATGCTGCATTCCGGACAGTATCTGCCTGCAAAGTCAACAAGG TTTGCCCTTTGAATTTCACACGGCCTCTAGAAGTTATCAAAGCATGTCGAAATGTAGCTGCTCCCAGTCCCTCCTGCTGTAGCTCATTAAATACATACATGGCTGGGAtacaaaatcaaatgttaattaCAAACAAACAGGCCATAATTTGTGCAACAGTTTTGGGGTCCAAGCTACGACAAGGTGGGGTCATGACAAATGTGTATGAGCTTTGTGACATTGACTTGAAAGATTTTAGCATCCAAG CATACAGACAACAAG GGTGTCTACTTCGTAGCTTGCCTCCCGATGTTATATTGGACAATTCAACAGGGTTCAGCTTTACATGCGACTTGAATGACAACATTGCAGCTCCATGGCCTTCATCATCCTCCATTTCAACCTTGTCTCTGTGTGCCCCAG AGATGTCCTTGCCTGCCTTGCCAACATCACAGATCAAAAACCCTG GCAATCGTGGTGGTGAGTTGGAGTTGCTGGTGcccattttttcattttttattttcagtgcATTGTTGTACTGA
- the LOC133672819 gene encoding GDSL esterase/lipase 4-like has protein sequence MLSCSYLEIQSWMQETITTSIISAFRIEQIICHMEKLSSTFLLGDSPMAVSLSTSSQQRSVYRSVPPYLQPGINFTNGVNFASAGAGVFPVANPEVISLRMQLSNFKNVAISMEEQIGDKEAKKLLSQAVYASCVGANDYSYFVDNYPNATQLEQDEFVNNMVGNLTDFVKELYNLGARKFAILNVGPRGCQPAARQSEELRGDECDEVSLEMIKKHNSAASKAIKELESELSGFKYSIADFYTILLDMIKHPTDYGFKESRYSCCGHGMYNAAHCGIEPYTLCKNPSEYLFFDGWHPTEPGYRILADLFWNGKPSIAAPYNFRQLFDLESTPIILSEEYEVPHYE, from the exons ATGTTGTCATGTTCTTATTTGGAGATTCAATCTTGGATGCAGGAAACAATAACTACATCAATAATATCAGCGTTTCGTATAGAGCAAATTATTTGTCATATGGAGAAACTTTCTTCCACTTTCCTACTGGGAGATTCACCGATGGCCGTCTCATTGTCGACTTCATCG CAACAAAGATCGGTCTACCGTTCGGTCCCCCCATATTTACAACCTGGTATTAATTTCACTAATGGAGTAAATTTCGCAAGTGCTGGAGCTGGTGTCTTTCCTGTAGCTAATCCTGAAGTG ATTAGTCTTCGCATGCAACTTAGCAACTTCAAGAACGTGGCCATTTCGATGGAGGAGCAGATTGGGGACAAAGAGGCAAAGAAACTGCTGAGCCAAGCAGTCTATGCGTCTTGTGTTGGAGCCAATGATTACTcttattttgttgataattaCCCTAATGCTACTCAGCTTGAGCAAGATGAATTTGTGAACAATATGGTGGGTAACTTGACAGATTTTGTAAAG GAATTGTACAATTTAGGTGCAAGGAAATTTGCTATTTTAAACGTAGGGCCAAGAGGTTGCCAACCAGCCGCAAGACAAAGCGAAGAACTCCGTGGTGATGAATGTGATGAAGTATCATTAGAGATGATAAAGAAGCATAACAGTGCTGCATCTAAAGCCATCAAGGAATTGGAAAGCGAACTATCAGGATTCAAATACTCAATTGCAGACTTCTATACCATCCTTTTGGATATGATAAAGCACCCAACGGATTACG GCTTCAAGGAATCAAGATATTCTTGTTGTGGCCATGGAATGTATAACGCAGCACATTGTGGAATAGAGCCATATACACTATGCAAAAATCCAAGTGAGTATCTATTCTTTGATGGATGGCATCCTACTGAACCTGGTTATCGGATTCTAGCTGATCTGTTTTGGAATGGCAAACCAAGTATCGCAGCCCCATATAACTTTAGACAACTATTTGATCTCGAATCTACACCCATCATTTTATCAGAAGAATATGAAGTTCCCCATTATGAATAA